In the Carboxydothermus hydrogenoformans Z-2901 genome, one interval contains:
- the spoVB gene encoding stage V sporulation protein B has protein sequence MSLLYGTLLMSFVSFLNRILGFVYQVLIVRLLGAEGIGYYNMAYPVFVFLLVLSTLGIPLALSQTIAQEGFKNRTHSKNLLFFSIIFLLLFSLTVLGLFFSLLPLIRHLLFPSEYSFYAFLWLIPSIPVIAVSSALRGYFIGLLRWNIPALAQNIEQIVRILVSLSLTSAFINISLKDALRGPSLGVLAGEAVGFLVGVAFLDKKSWFSPKIPLNYLRKIFSLAIPVTLTRVMATLLSALDALLIPKALVLSGLSFREATATYGLFSGVAMTLLLTPAVITNTLSTTLVPGIAEAFGQENFSLIRSRSFYAFKLSLIAGLPVTAILLLYAAPLTALLFKYPEAGELLVILAVSGPFLYWYQTVTGIFQGLSKPQTPFYILLGASGVKILSLLLLTPKIGITGTCLSFALYHFLLFILSLFALKLKLRTLTYDQTLLKVVFAFLGSLGLGYGFSKIFNPAIPFNLVLGILFVGISYLLLLLIMGGITSYELNRLYRLFKR, from the coding sequence ATGTCTCTTTTGTACGGAACTCTTTTAATGAGTTTCGTAAGCTTTTTAAATCGTATTTTAGGTTTTGTTTACCAGGTCTTAATCGTAAGACTCCTTGGCGCCGAAGGTATCGGCTACTATAATATGGCCTATCCGGTTTTCGTTTTTCTGCTCGTACTTTCAACCCTTGGTATACCCCTGGCCCTCTCCCAAACCATTGCCCAGGAAGGTTTTAAAAACCGGACTCACAGTAAAAACCTTCTTTTCTTCTCCATAATTTTCCTTTTGTTGTTTAGCCTTACCGTTTTAGGACTGTTTTTTTCCTTACTTCCCCTAATTCGGCATCTTCTATTTCCTTCGGAATATAGTTTTTACGCTTTTTTATGGCTGATACCTTCAATTCCGGTAATCGCCGTCTCCTCAGCTTTAAGAGGATATTTTATCGGCCTTTTACGCTGGAATATTCCGGCCCTGGCGCAAAATATCGAACAAATCGTTAGAATTTTGGTCTCCCTAAGTTTAACCTCAGCCTTTATTAACATAAGTTTAAAAGATGCTCTTCGCGGTCCTTCCCTGGGAGTCCTTGCCGGAGAAGCCGTTGGTTTTCTGGTAGGAGTAGCATTTTTGGATAAAAAATCCTGGTTTTCCCCGAAAATTCCCCTAAATTACCTTCGCAAAATCTTTTCCCTGGCAATTCCCGTGACCCTTACCCGGGTGATGGCCACCCTTCTTTCGGCTTTAGACGCTCTTTTAATCCCAAAGGCTTTAGTCTTATCCGGCTTATCCTTTCGGGAAGCCACCGCCACCTACGGTTTATTTTCAGGAGTGGCCATGACCCTTCTTTTAACGCCGGCAGTTATTACCAATACCCTTTCTACCACTTTAGTGCCCGGTATTGCTGAGGCTTTCGGTCAGGAAAACTTTTCCTTAATAAGAAGCCGGAGTTTTTACGCTTTTAAGCTTTCCCTCATAGCCGGCCTTCCCGTTACGGCTATTTTGCTGTTATACGCCGCTCCCCTTACGGCTTTACTCTTTAAATATCCCGAAGCCGGTGAACTTCTGGTAATTTTAGCTGTAAGCGGGCCTTTTTTGTACTGGTACCAAACGGTTACCGGCATCTTTCAGGGTCTGTCCAAACCCCAAACCCCTTTTTACATTTTGTTAGGAGCAAGCGGAGTTAAAATCCTAAGCCTTCTGCTTTTAACTCCTAAGATAGGGATTACCGGCACGTGTCTTTCTTTTGCCCTTTACCATTTTCTCCTTTTCATCTTAAGTTTGTTTGCCTTAAAACTTAAGCTTCGCACTTTAACTTACGACCAAACCCTTTTAAAAGTGGTTTTTGCTTTTCTCGGCTCCCTTGGCCTGGGTTATGGCTTTTCGAAAATTTTCAATCCCGCCATCCCCTTTAACCTTGTTTTGGGAATATTGTTCGTAGGTATTTCTTACCTCTTACTCCTTTTAATTATGGGCGGGATTACCTCTTATGAATTAAACCGTTTGTACCGGCTTTTTAAGCGATAG
- the fusA gene encoding elongation factor G, protein MKSYPTEFLRNIGIFAHSGAGKTSLTEALLYNTGVLKRMGRVEDGNTVSDYHPEEIKRKVTIHASLVPCEWNNHKLNFIDTPGYADFIGEVKSVLKVVEGAIFVVCAASGVEIQTEVVWNLADNAGLPRFVFINKIERENANFEKTLNQIREILSAKVVPLHLPIGEGENFKGYIDVLKNKAYFFDGTNLTEGAIPAEYEERVLEAWLQLTEAAAENDDELLMMYLDGAELTPEQVALGLKKGVRAGKLYPLFVGSATKNIGIRDLLDASCELLPPPQKNYDHPVAYVFKTLADPYVGRINFVKVLGGSLKPETTLYNFKKDKPEKIGHILFMRGKDQVQSQEVNAGDIACLIKLSETGTGDVLSLKDKPVEIEPVDYPTPNMTIAILPKSKNDEDRLSTALHRALEEDPTLSLEKNLETRQNLLSGMGELHLEIVLEAIKRKYGVEVVTEELRVPYRETIRKTVQVEGKYKKQTGGRGQYGHVWLRLEPLPDKEFEFGEEIFGGAVPKQYFPAVEKGIREALNEGVLAGYKVMNVRAVLYDGSYHPVDSSELAFKIAASQAFKKGVKEANPVLLEPVMLVEVTVPEQFMGDVISDFNGKRGHVLGMETQGRWARVKAYVPYAEMLKYNIDLKAMTQARGFYTMTFSHYQEVPPKLQEEIIKKANLNKKEEE, encoded by the coding sequence ATGAAAAGCTACCCTACAGAGTTTTTAAGAAACATCGGTATCTTTGCCCACAGCGGGGCGGGCAAAACCAGTCTTACCGAAGCTTTACTTTACAATACTGGAGTATTGAAAAGAATGGGCCGGGTGGAGGACGGAAATACTGTTTCTGATTACCACCCCGAGGAAATTAAAAGGAAGGTGACCATTCACGCTTCCCTTGTGCCCTGCGAGTGGAACAACCATAAGTTAAACTTTATCGATACTCCGGGATATGCGGATTTTATCGGTGAGGTAAAAAGTGTTTTAAAAGTTGTAGAAGGGGCAATATTTGTGGTTTGCGCGGCGTCCGGCGTGGAGATTCAGACGGAAGTGGTCTGGAATCTTGCAGACAATGCTGGTTTGCCGCGTTTTGTGTTTATTAACAAAATAGAACGGGAAAATGCCAATTTTGAAAAAACGTTAAATCAGATCCGGGAGATTCTTTCGGCTAAAGTAGTACCCCTTCATTTACCGATTGGCGAAGGGGAAAACTTTAAAGGATATATTGATGTTTTAAAAAATAAAGCTTACTTCTTTGATGGTACCAATTTAACGGAAGGGGCTATCCCCGCCGAGTATGAAGAACGAGTTTTAGAAGCCTGGCTGCAATTAACGGAAGCTGCGGCGGAAAATGATGATGAGCTATTAATGATGTATTTGGATGGAGCGGAACTGACCCCTGAGCAGGTTGCACTGGGGCTCAAAAAAGGGGTACGGGCCGGCAAACTTTACCCGCTTTTTGTGGGCTCTGCCACAAAAAATATCGGCATTAGAGATTTATTGGATGCTTCCTGTGAACTGCTGCCGCCTCCCCAAAAAAATTATGATCACCCGGTGGCTTATGTGTTTAAAACCTTAGCTGACCCGTATGTAGGCAGGATTAACTTTGTTAAAGTTTTGGGGGGTTCTTTAAAGCCAGAAACTACACTCTATAACTTTAAAAAAGATAAACCGGAAAAAATCGGCCATATCCTTTTTATGCGAGGCAAAGATCAAGTTCAAAGCCAGGAGGTAAATGCCGGAGATATCGCTTGCTTAATAAAGCTTTCCGAAACCGGTACCGGCGATGTTTTGAGTTTAAAAGATAAACCGGTGGAAATTGAACCGGTAGATTATCCCACTCCTAACATGACCATTGCCATTCTCCCCAAAAGTAAAAACGATGAAGACCGCCTTTCCACTGCTCTCCATCGCGCCTTAGAGGAAGACCCCACACTTAGCCTTGAGAAAAACCTGGAAACCCGCCAGAACCTCCTTTCCGGCATGGGGGAACTCCATTTGGAAATTGTTCTCGAAGCAATTAAACGGAAGTATGGTGTTGAAGTGGTAACCGAAGAATTACGGGTGCCTTACCGGGAGACTATCCGGAAAACGGTTCAGGTGGAAGGTAAATATAAAAAGCAAACCGGTGGCCGGGGTCAGTACGGCCATGTGTGGCTTAGATTAGAACCCCTGCCGGATAAAGAGTTTGAGTTTGGTGAAGAGATTTTTGGCGGTGCCGTTCCCAAACAGTATTTTCCGGCGGTAGAAAAAGGAATTCGCGAAGCGTTAAATGAAGGAGTACTGGCCGGTTATAAAGTAATGAATGTGCGGGCGGTACTGTACGATGGTTCGTATCACCCGGTGGACTCTTCCGAACTGGCTTTTAAGATTGCGGCCAGTCAGGCTTTCAAGAAAGGGGTTAAGGAAGCAAATCCGGTACTTTTGGAACCGGTAATGCTTGTTGAAGTGACGGTGCCGGAGCAATTTATGGGGGATGTGATCAGCGACTTTAACGGTAAACGTGGCCATGTTCTTGGCATGGAAACCCAGGGACGCTGGGCCAGGGTTAAAGCTTATGTACCGTATGCCGAGATGTTAAAATATAATATTGACTTAAAAGCGATGACCCAGGCCAGGGGCTTCTACACCATGACTTTCAGCCACTACCAGGAAGTACCTCCCAAACTACAGGAAGAAATTATAAAGAAAGCAAACTTAAATAAGAAAGAAGAAGAATAA
- a CDS encoding HD-GYP domain-containing protein, which translates to MRRIPVEYLIPGLKVGYPVMDGQGRILINAGTILTSVMINRLKKLKYSWLYIYDGKDDFTEAFVISEMVRRRALNVVNNLYQDILQERYFAIKVANYREQLKEIAAEMLAELLDKKGFLLDLYDIRNLDDYTYFHSVNVALLSMATALKAGFKHDEIINLGISGLLHDIGKTQVPWTILNKPGKLSPEEMEIIRLHPEKGGEIVSRYLNFGSSVVQGVIQHHERLDGSGYLQGLSGDKIHKFAKIIMVADVYDAMTSKRVYRDPIDPKEVYEFVLALGGGEFDLNTVKSFASSIAVYPVGAKVLLNNGFEGIVTGTPVGFPDRPVIRVIADNGRPVEPYYLSLAEEYKLMVTKIVLYPEVANESIVQILTQR; encoded by the coding sequence ATGCGTCGCATTCCCGTGGAGTATCTTATTCCCGGTCTTAAAGTTGGTTATCCGGTAATGGACGGGCAGGGGCGGATTTTAATTAATGCCGGGACTATTTTAACTTCTGTCATGATTAATCGGCTCAAAAAATTGAAATATAGCTGGCTTTACATTTACGATGGCAAGGATGATTTTACCGAAGCCTTCGTAATATCAGAAATGGTTCGACGACGGGCGTTAAATGTGGTTAACAACCTTTATCAGGATATTTTGCAGGAAAGGTATTTTGCCATTAAAGTCGCCAATTACCGGGAGCAACTTAAAGAAATCGCAGCGGAAATGTTAGCGGAACTTTTAGATAAAAAGGGTTTTCTTTTAGACCTTTATGATATCCGGAATCTTGACGATTATACTTACTTTCATTCAGTAAATGTAGCCTTGCTTTCTATGGCCACTGCTTTAAAAGCCGGCTTTAAACACGATGAAATCATCAATTTAGGGATAAGCGGTCTTTTACACGATATCGGCAAAACCCAAGTACCATGGACCATCTTAAATAAACCGGGAAAATTGTCCCCGGAGGAAATGGAGATAATTCGCCTTCATCCGGAAAAAGGAGGGGAAATTGTTTCGCGCTATCTTAACTTCGGCAGCAGTGTGGTTCAGGGTGTAATCCAGCACCATGAGCGGCTGGATGGCAGCGGGTATCTCCAGGGGTTAAGTGGCGATAAAATTCATAAATTTGCTAAGATAATCATGGTGGCCGATGTTTATGATGCCATGACTTCCAAAAGAGTTTACCGCGATCCCATAGACCCCAAAGAGGTTTACGAATTTGTTTTAGCCCTTGGAGGCGGCGAATTTGACCTGAATACGGTTAAAAGTTTTGCTTCGTCTATTGCCGTTTATCCGGTGGGGGCAAAGGTTTTATTAAATAATGGCTTTGAAGGCATAGTTACCGGAACCCCGGTTGGGTTTCCTGATCGACCGGTAATTCGGGTAATTGCCGATAATGGGCGGCCGGTAGAACCGTACTATCTTTCCCTGGCAGAAGAATATAAATTGATGGTTACGAAAATTGTTTTGTATCCCGAAGTTGCTAACGAAAGTATTGTGCAAATTTTAACGCAAAGGTGA
- a CDS encoding flagellar motor protein: MEIMVVLGVVIAFTSLVTGFLMEGGTISALVAPSAALIIFGGTIGASIIAFSTEEVLAIPKYFKIMLFQKPLNELEVVKQIVSLAQKARREGLLALENDLPNIKDDFLRRGLQLIVDGTDPELFRSILENEIYAIAERHRAGAEFFEAAGGYAPTMGIIGTVMGLVHVLGQLSTPEKLGPAIAMAFTATLYGVSSANILWLPFSAKLKNLSKKELLVREMMLEGLVSLQEGHNPMLIEEKLRSFLKPKLREQSLREGKGELNEAASA, translated from the coding sequence ATGGAAATAATGGTGGTGTTAGGGGTAGTTATAGCTTTTACTTCACTGGTAACCGGGTTTTTAATGGAAGGCGGTACTATTTCTGCCCTGGTAGCACCTTCGGCGGCTTTAATAATTTTTGGCGGAACAATCGGTGCTAGTATCATTGCTTTTTCGACGGAAGAGGTACTGGCGATTCCCAAGTATTTTAAAATCATGCTTTTCCAAAAGCCGTTAAACGAACTGGAAGTGGTAAAGCAAATAGTTTCCCTTGCCCAAAAAGCCCGGCGGGAAGGGTTACTGGCTCTGGAAAATGACCTGCCCAACATCAAGGATGACTTTTTACGCCGGGGTTTACAGTTAATTGTCGATGGTACCGACCCGGAACTTTTCCGCTCGATTTTGGAAAATGAAATTTATGCCATAGCCGAAAGACACCGGGCAGGAGCCGAATTTTTTGAAGCGGCCGGTGGTTATGCTCCGACGATGGGGATTATCGGTACGGTTATGGGACTGGTTCACGTTTTAGGGCAACTTTCTACCCCGGAAAAGCTTGGCCCGGCAATTGCGATGGCTTTTACCGCTACCCTTTACGGGGTGTCTTCGGCTAACATATTGTGGCTGCCTTTTTCGGCAAAACTAAAAAATTTAAGCAAAAAAGAACTGTTAGTGCGGGAAATGATGCTTGAAGGTTTGGTGTCATTGCAGGAAGGACATAACCCGATGCTGATTGAAGAAAAACTCCGGTCATTCTTAAAGCCTAAACTCCGGGAGCAAAGCTTAAGAGAAGGTAAGGGTGAATTAAATGAAGCGGCGTCAGCATGA
- a CDS encoding OmpA/MotB family protein — translation MKRRQHEEKKPNHERWLITYADMITLLMVFFIVMYALSNVDANKFRALAESLSKALGGGGIVLTNAGPDVVTGSNATVQGNLGKASQEQLPAVDEKDLKETANLALIKAKVDSYIKAKGLNASVTATLEERGVVISFKDAILFKLGSAELTPQAKAIVRQIGEILLPLPNYIRIEGHTDNLPINTSRFPSNWELSTARATSVVHELIDGLHFPPYRLSAVGYGEYRPKVPNTSEQNRQKNRRVDIVILRSKYEPVEPKSGKVPGQN, via the coding sequence ATGAAGCGGCGTCAGCATGAGGAAAAAAAACCAAACCACGAACGCTGGCTTATTACTTATGCGGATATGATTACTTTATTGATGGTTTTTTTTATCGTTATGTATGCCCTTTCCAATGTTGATGCCAATAAATTTCGGGCTTTAGCCGAATCTTTAAGTAAAGCTCTTGGCGGGGGAGGAATTGTGCTTACCAATGCCGGACCGGATGTGGTTACCGGGAGCAATGCAACTGTACAGGGCAACCTGGGAAAAGCCAGCCAGGAGCAATTACCGGCGGTTGATGAAAAGGATTTGAAGGAAACGGCTAATTTAGCGCTAATTAAGGCTAAAGTTGATTCTTACATAAAAGCGAAAGGTTTAAATGCCAGTGTGACGGCTACCTTAGAAGAAAGGGGTGTGGTTATCTCCTTTAAAGATGCCATTTTATTTAAATTGGGTTCGGCGGAGCTTACGCCTCAGGCAAAGGCTATTGTGCGGCAAATTGGTGAAATTTTGTTGCCACTTCCGAACTATATCCGCATCGAGGGGCACACCGACAACCTACCGATAAACACCAGTCGATTTCCGTCCAACTGGGAACTTTCCACGGCCCGGGCAACTTCGGTTGTCCATGAATTAATTGATGGGCTTCATTTTCCGCCCTATCGTTTATCGGCAGTAGGATACGGAGAATATCGCCCTAAAGTTCCCAATACTTCAGAGCAAAACCGGCAGAAGAACCGACGGGTGGATATTGTCATTTTGAGGAGCAAGTATGAACCGGTAGAGCCAAAAAGCGGGAAAGTACCCGGACAAAATTAA
- a CDS encoding methyl-accepting chemotaxis protein → MGGFKLRLGIRAKLFILTFILASMMVIGGTGAVFSTYLVNRSHEKQNKELLGELQRLGELKTSLFQYFNTANDFLLFPNSQRLVEVQKTYQELKNLLTNARKLAHSSEETQQYDEIAAILNKSQNLLEKNATNPNFEQTQNAMNMLQTSARNIMHHLNKLEDTAKQEDNKAREKLLKIFKIAAGAVGGSTVLAAILAMIIGYFITNPIIVAIQKLRETVHKVEEGCLNCTVDIKQADELGELATDLNNMVEKLNSLISTISTELENLYGISDQVASVAEQVSRGATEQAAQVQGATTAVDEIVQGIQEAANQAANAARVSEETMAQAQTGAKTVDQLSASMEKINREIKRLGSNISRITEFLAVIEDIAEQTSLLALNAAIEAARAGEHGRGFAVVAENVRKLAERSAKSTKEIEQLVFEIQKSSQETFAAINDGNEMVGKNKDAFNQILNAVNSVVAMIEEIAKHGNEVAERANRTMEMINSISAVIQETAATTEELAATSHTLVETSNKIKSQVAYFNTK, encoded by the coding sequence ATGGGGGGATTTAAACTGCGTTTGGGTATCAGGGCCAAGCTGTTTATCCTAACTTTTATTCTGGCTTCGATGATGGTGATTGGGGGAACCGGTGCGGTCTTTTCTACGTACCTGGTAAACCGGAGCCATGAAAAGCAAAATAAAGAACTTTTAGGGGAACTCCAGCGGTTGGGGGAATTAAAAACGTCCCTTTTTCAATATTTCAATACTGCTAACGATTTTTTGCTTTTTCCCAACTCCCAAAGATTAGTAGAGGTGCAAAAAACCTATCAGGAACTAAAGAATCTTTTAACAAATGCCAGAAAACTGGCTCATAGCAGCGAAGAAACGCAACAATATGATGAAATTGCAGCTATTTTAAATAAATCCCAAAATTTATTAGAAAAAAATGCCACTAATCCCAATTTCGAACAAACCCAGAACGCCATGAATATGCTCCAAACCAGTGCACGGAATATAATGCACCATTTAAACAAACTTGAAGATACTGCTAAACAAGAAGATAACAAAGCCAGGGAAAAGCTTTTAAAAATCTTTAAAATTGCAGCCGGAGCCGTGGGCGGCAGTACCGTTTTGGCGGCAATTTTAGCAATGATTATCGGTTACTTCATTACCAACCCGATTATTGTAGCGATTCAAAAATTACGAGAAACGGTGCATAAGGTGGAAGAAGGCTGTCTTAATTGCACGGTGGATATCAAACAGGCCGATGAATTGGGAGAACTGGCAACGGATTTAAATAATATGGTGGAAAAGCTAAACAGCTTGATTTCGACCATATCCACGGAACTCGAAAACTTGTACGGGATTTCCGATCAGGTGGCTTCGGTGGCGGAGCAGGTCTCCAGGGGAGCAACGGAACAAGCGGCTCAGGTTCAGGGAGCAACTACGGCAGTTGATGAGATCGTGCAGGGAATCCAGGAAGCTGCCAATCAAGCGGCCAATGCGGCCAGGGTTTCGGAAGAAACCATGGCCCAGGCGCAAACCGGTGCCAAAACCGTAGACCAGTTAAGCGCCAGTATGGAAAAAATTAACCGGGAGATCAAGCGTCTGGGAAGCAATATCTCCAGGATTACCGAGTTTTTGGCGGTTATTGAGGATATTGCCGAACAAACAAGCCTTTTAGCCCTTAATGCGGCAATTGAAGCGGCTCGTGCCGGTGAACATGGTCGGGGATTTGCGGTAGTGGCGGAAAATGTTAGAAAGCTTGCGGAACGTTCGGCAAAATCCACCAAAGAAATCGAACAACTGGTTTTTGAAATTCAAAAGAGCAGTCAGGAGACCTTTGCGGCTATAAACGATGGCAATGAAATGGTGGGCAAAAATAAAGATGCTTTCAACCAGATTTTAAATGCGGTTAATTCGGTAGTGGCAATGATTGAAGAAATTGCAAAACATGGCAATGAAGTTGCTGAGCGCGCTAATCGCACCATGGAAATGATTAACTCTATTTCTGCAGTTATCCAGGAAACGGCGGCCACCACCGAAGAATTGGCGGCAACATCTCACACCCTGGTTGAGACTTCCAATAAGATTAAGTCCCAGGTAGCGTATTTTAATACCAAATAA
- a CDS encoding chemotaxis protein CheW, which produces MAENLTNKSEAQIVIFTLNQQQYGVDIAQVYEIIRMTDITKIPNTPYFVEGVINLRGKIIPVIDLRKRLGMPEAERDKATRIIVVDVDGITVGMIVDSVMEVFRLNDVEIESTPSMINDIDSSFIQGIAIKDERMIILLDLNRVLKGEEKEALANM; this is translated from the coding sequence ATGGCTGAAAATTTAACGAATAAAAGTGAGGCGCAAATTGTCATTTTTACCTTAAACCAGCAGCAGTACGGCGTTGACATTGCTCAGGTCTACGAAATCATTCGTATGACCGATATCACCAAAATTCCCAATACCCCTTACTTTGTCGAAGGAGTAATTAACCTGAGGGGAAAAATTATCCCGGTTATTGATTTAAGGAAACGCCTGGGGATGCCGGAAGCGGAAAGAGATAAAGCTACCCGGATTATTGTAGTGGATGTTGATGGAATAACGGTGGGGATGATTGTGGACTCGGTGATGGAAGTATTTCGTTTAAACGATGTGGAAATCGAATCAACCCCTTCCATGATTAATGATATCGATTCGTCTTTTATTCAGGGGATTGCCATTAAAGACGAGCGGATGATTATCTTACTGGACTTAAACCGGGTTTTAAAAGGTGAAGAAAAAGAAGCTTTGGCAAATATGTAA
- a CDS encoding chemotaxis protein CheA, protein MFSDVEMAVFLDELEEKIQVLTDNLLLLEQSGEDDPKVLQEIFRAAHTIKGSSAVMGFTKMSSLTHEIENIFDKMRNNELKPTSSLINVLFEALDALKILRDEIVAENAENYDTTEIIAKLKEAVAGTGAKSSETQAPKGETAEFSGDEIEKIREFELKGYQLSEIKVYLDPAAVMKSVRAFIVLQQLKELGTVIKTVPAEEILVKTEDFNDFIVYLATNEDEDRLQNILLTIPEVERVEISAKQLEDNIEARNEEQKVEKTDVQDIVSEKTATVEKPAAEVKTKTSAVAPAEEKKVTQTVRVDVQKLDTLMNLVGELVIDRTRLLSVIDKLYTLSRENNELVETLAEISSHVGQITTDLQDVIMKARMLPIAQVFNRFPRMVRDLAQKLNKEVEFIIEGKETELDRNVIEVIGDPLIHLIRNALDHGIEPPEEREKLGKPRAGRLRLAAAYLENNIVITVEDDGRGIDPDAVRKKAVEKGLISEREAEMLSDKEAIKLIFRSGLSTAQKVNDISGRGVGMDIVKSQIEQINGEVQVESQVGKGTTFTIRLPLTLAIIRALLVEHQGQIYAFPLNFVQETLIVGQEELRKVSDYDVMLLRGKVLPLISLSKLFNLPEDQEQKQWYFVVILGTGNHRLGVIVDNLLGEQEIVIKSLGEYLGQVKGLSGATILGDGRIGLIIDARGILQENEIGELNVAV, encoded by the coding sequence GTGTTTTCCGATGTGGAAATGGCGGTTTTTTTGGATGAATTGGAAGAAAAAATTCAGGTATTAACCGATAATTTACTCTTACTGGAACAGTCGGGGGAAGATGATCCCAAAGTTTTACAGGAGATTTTCCGGGCTGCCCATACCATTAAAGGTTCCTCGGCGGTAATGGGTTTTACCAAGATGTCTTCCCTTACCCATGAAATTGAAAATATCTTTGATAAGATGCGGAATAACGAATTAAAGCCCACTTCTTCCCTCATAAACGTTCTTTTTGAGGCTTTAGATGCCTTAAAAATTTTGAGGGATGAAATCGTGGCCGAAAATGCGGAAAATTATGACACCACCGAGATTATAGCCAAACTTAAAGAAGCGGTGGCGGGTACGGGAGCTAAATCTTCCGAAACTCAAGCTCCTAAGGGAGAGACGGCAGAATTTTCCGGGGACGAAATAGAAAAAATTAGGGAATTTGAGTTAAAAGGGTATCAGCTATCTGAAATCAAGGTTTATCTTGATCCTGCTGCGGTAATGAAATCGGTTAGGGCATTTATCGTATTGCAGCAATTAAAGGAGCTTGGGACTGTGATCAAAACCGTTCCTGCCGAGGAAATTTTAGTAAAAACAGAAGATTTCAACGATTTTATTGTTTATTTGGCAACAAATGAAGACGAAGACCGGCTGCAAAACATCTTATTAACTATCCCGGAAGTAGAACGGGTAGAAATTAGCGCAAAACAGTTAGAAGATAACATAGAAGCAAGAAACGAGGAGCAAAAGGTAGAAAAAACTGACGTACAAGATATAGTTTCGGAAAAAACAGCAACGGTGGAAAAGCCGGCGGCAGAGGTAAAAACTAAAACTTCCGCTGTAGCTCCAGCGGAGGAGAAAAAGGTAACGCAAACCGTTCGGGTGGATGTTCAAAAGCTGGACACATTAATGAACCTGGTGGGAGAACTGGTCATTGACCGGACTCGCCTTTTAAGTGTCATTGATAAACTTTATACTCTCAGCCGGGAAAATAATGAATTAGTAGAGACCTTAGCGGAAATATCGTCCCATGTCGGACAAATTACTACCGATTTGCAGGATGTAATTATGAAAGCCCGCATGCTGCCCATTGCTCAGGTTTTTAACCGCTTTCCACGGATGGTGCGGGATTTAGCCCAGAAGCTTAATAAAGAAGTTGAGTTTATTATAGAAGGTAAGGAAACGGAGCTGGACCGAAACGTCATCGAAGTAATCGGGGACCCGTTAATTCATTTAATTAGAAATGCTTTGGACCATGGAATTGAGCCTCCCGAAGAACGGGAAAAGCTGGGAAAACCCAGAGCAGGACGGCTGCGTCTGGCTGCTGCTTATTTAGAAAATAATATTGTTATTACCGTTGAAGATGACGGGCGGGGGATTGATCCTGATGCGGTTCGGAAAAAGGCGGTGGAAAAAGGCCTGATATCCGAGCGGGAAGCGGAAATGCTTTCGGATAAAGAGGCCATTAAACTAATCTTCCGTTCGGGGCTTTCGACAGCCCAGAAGGTCAATGATATTTCCGGCCGGGGCGTTGGTATGGATATAGTGAAATCCCAGATCGAGCAGATAAACGGTGAAGTCCAGGTGGAAAGCCAGGTAGGGAAAGGGACAACGTTTACCATTCGCCTGCCCCTGACATTGGCAATTATCCGGGCTCTTTTAGTAGAGCATCAAGGGCAAATCTATGCGTTTCCCTTAAATTTTGTGCAGGAAACCTTAATTGTCGGTCAAGAAGAGCTCCGCAAGGTTTCGGATTATGATGTGATGTTATTACGGGGCAAGGTGCTACCGCTAATTTCCCTGTCCAAGCTCTTTAATCTGCCCGAAGATCAGGAGCAAAAACAATGGTATTTTGTGGTAATCTTAGGTACCGGCAATCACCGGCTGGGCGTGATTGTCGATAACCTTTTGGGTGAACAGGAAATTGTGATTAAATCCCTGGGTGAATACCTCGGTCAGGTCAAGGGTCTATCGGGAGCTACAATCCTTGGCGATGGCCGGATCGGTCTTATCATTGATGCCCGCGGGATTTTGCAGGAGAATGAAATAGGTGAATTAAATGTCGCGGTATAA